The proteins below are encoded in one region of Segatella copri:
- a CDS encoding type II toxin-antitoxin system VapC family toxin, producing MNYLLDTNICVYFMRGKRNVAAKISEIGQEHFFISEMTLGELLYGAQCSDRPSENIRAVHVFCQYVTILPTANIWNEFAVQKAFLRKKGQLIEDADIIIGTTAIINNMVMVTENVKHIGRLNGIVVVNWMEK from the coding sequence ATGAATTACTTGTTGGATACCAATATTTGTGTATATTTTATGAGGGGTAAACGTAATGTTGCTGCTAAAATTTCAGAAATTGGTCAAGAACATTTCTTTATCTCTGAGATGACTTTGGGAGAATTACTTTATGGGGCTCAGTGTAGCGATAGACCTTCTGAGAACATTAGAGCTGTTCATGTGTTTTGCCAGTATGTAACAATATTGCCAACGGCAAATATTTGGAATGAATTTGCTGTACAAAAGGCTTTTCTTCGTAAAAAAGGTCAACTTATTGAAGATGCTGACATAATTATCGGTACTACAGCTATCATAAATAACATGGTTATGGTTACAGAAAACGTTAAGCACATAGGGAGGCTTAATGGTATTGTTGTTGTAAATTGGATGGAAAAATAA